The sequence below is a genomic window from Schistocerca gregaria isolate iqSchGreg1 chromosome 5, iqSchGreg1.2, whole genome shotgun sequence.
ggaacacgtgaggcaatactgaccctacgacttatcctagaagaaacattaaggaaaggcaagtctacatttctagcatttgtagacttagagaaagcttttgacaatcttgactggaatactctctttcaaattctgatggtggcaatggtaaaatacagggagtgaaaagctattaacaatttgtacagaaaccagatggcagttacgagtgTCGAGAGCCatttaagggaagcagtggttgggaagggagtgagatagggttgtagcctctccccgatgctattcaatctgtatattgagcaagcagtaaaggaaacaaaagaaaagttcagagtacgcattaaaatccatggagaagaaataaaaactttgaggttcgccgatgacattgtgattctgtcagagacaccaaaggacttggaagagcagtgtaacggaatggacagtgtcttgaaagtagggtataagatgaacatcaacaaaagcaaaatgaggataatggaatgtagtcgaattaaattgggtgatgctgagggaattagattaggaaatgagacacttaaagtagtaaaggggtttttctatttggggagcaaaataactgaggatggtcgaagtagagaggatataaaatgtagactggcaatggcaaggaaagcgtttctgaagcagagaaatttgttaacatagagtattgatttaagtgtcaggaagttttctgaaagtatttgtatggagtgtagccatgtatggaagtgaaatgtggacaataaatagtttagacaggaagagaatagaagcttttgaaatgtggtgctacagaagaatgctgaagattaaatgggtaggtcaaataactaatgaggtggtattgaatagaattggggagaagaggagtttgtggcacaacttgactagaagaagggatcggttggtaggacatgttctgaggcatcaagggatcaccaatttagtattggagggcagcgtggagggtaaaaatcgtagagggagaccaagagataaatacactaagcagattcagaaggatgtaggctgcagtaggtactgggagatgaagcagcttgcacaggacagggtagcatggagagctgcatcaaaccagtctcaggactgaagaccacaacaacaacaacaagttcgtttgagcagttgccatgcctgcgcagttgagtcgcgtatgagcagcacattctcctgcttctggctgattgaagtgtggctgttaggtGTATCAGCAATAGCTGCAAGCAGCCAGGTGCTAATAGGTAAAAATTTTATGGAACGCCCATGCTGCTAGATACGCGCATGTGAAGAGCAGTCCGAGTTACTGTGCTAAGAGGGTAGCCTCCCTCTGAGCGTTGTTTAGGTTTAGTATTTTAGCTGTTTCCTCTTCCATTACAGATCCCAAGGCAAATGAAAACAATTCTGTGAAAAGGAGCCATCAAGTGGATTAAAATACAGGCACATAATCACGGAATGCTAAAATACATTATTAGTTTgctttctcattttattttatttccacgttcTTGGCAGTCAGCATTAATCGGCTTACAGAACAATACAGTtgcttttgtcagtttgctaaataaATTTGGCATTTATTAATATTCCTCTCTGAGGCATTACATTTTTTTGAAACGAATTGTTTCACTCCACAATATTAGCCAGTtccaactgtttgctgaatttcaagaGCATGTTTTCACCTtctggcacatatggcattatgccataataaagaaccaaatttgGGATAGCGCAGTacaggtactccaagaaaatttacgtcccaAAAACCACACACAAAAGTGTAATATCGGATTGTAACCTATTTCTTTGTGAATCTGGACGTACGAACATGCACTttgaagccgaattatgcattttagtatggtttacaaaattccGATACTCTTCTTTGTTTTATGGCGTAATGTAAGAGCTCTTAATGCTTTACACCTACGAACAGGCTTCTTCGTCATTGAATCTGCGCATGCGCAGTAATCACTGTTTTTTGGAGCTCTGGCAagtgctgaaatgaacctatttctaatagGTCTTGGGAAAATATTGTTAATCGTTGTATGACAAGTgtcactttcaaagtaaatttccttttacacaagaagaATTATGTTACGTGTAAAAATGTGCTTTGAATTTCTTGAAGTGCAGCGTCTTTGACCCTTGTTTGAAACTTAACACTTCGAGGGCTGGCCACTCAAGAGAATTTCGAGCCCAAAAGAccagacatttacgtcattattttaaaatttactggcacatttgcatgttgtatcttaaagtgtaacactcgaaaaaaatcaatattatatgtgaaaacttagtttttcttgtaactatacaatgtaaattaatttaaacaattaacttcTAATATTTGTGTGTTCGCTGTATTAAAGTGATGTTGCTTTTTGCTTACTAAATGAAGTATCCTATGCTGTGAATATCGGCTGACGAGATCACGTAACAtcagctatgattggcttacaaaagggcGTAGCAATtttgatttcaatgctttggaaactaacgtaccgtatttggtggaattcgaatttatactttcataacacgaaaatatgcagcgtatcgTAATACGAAAGTATGCAGTGTACACATCCCTGCACATCAAAGacctttccatttatttatttttgtctgggTTTCGTTTttcaaagtgccgggaaattctacaccgGTGTAAAAAACATCAATCATTCCCAGAAAGTGTACTGTCAGTTAACaggaaaaaagtgtattttcacccaggcaAAAAGTATATATTTTAACAGAGAAATCTGGGAATTTGTTTTTCCTTGTCTATGTATACACCCTGAATAAAAAAGTCGAagacattactttttagcacaCCCTCTTAAATTATCATTCAGGAGCTTTCTGCAAGCTTGAATGACAACTGTTGCAAAGAATGTACCATCTATATTAGATGCAGGATATACAAATTACTTTGATTTACAAAACTGGGTTATAGAAAATGAATTGTTTGAACAGAAATGCTTAAAGTATTTGAATACTGAACAAgtaatattttaaatacattattCTAGTTGTGGAGCTTAGTGTACAGCCATGTAATTTGAATTTTACAGACTCCATACATTGTAAATATGCTGATAGCTGGTTATGATGATGCTGATGGTCCCGAGCTGTATTTTCTTGATTATTTGGCATCTCTTGTCAAGATCCCGTATGCAGCACATGGATATGGAGGATACTTTGCTCTCAGTATAATGGACAGATACCACAAACCAAGTAAATATCTATACTAAGTATATTTCATGACTTGCTTCACTTGATAAATTATTTGTATTTAGAAATAGATATTTGATAATAACCATTTATTTGTTCACAGATATGACAGTGGAAGAGGCTTATGATCTACTGAAGAAATGTGTGAGAGAAGTACAGAAACGTTTAATTATTAATCTTCCAAATTTTAAAGTTCAAGTGATTGACAAGAATGGTATTAAAGACCTGCCACCTATAACTGTCACCACGTTAGCTGCAGAAGTTTGATGTGTTGCTGACTATGGAATGTCTTAATTGAAGGTGGTATCACTACACTAATGTGTTACCCGAAGAGAGGAAAATGGAAAAGTTTTCCTCATTGCCAGTTACTTTAAATTActttttcttgtatttttcttatttgtggaTTAATActtgtaaaaattttaagaaattaaatcattattttggaaaaaaaatgttgttaagTTGTGCATGTGTGGAGAGAGCTTGTTGGATGCAAATGTAATCTTAAAGATTCCTGATGTAAAACTGTGCATTGTTAATTGCATTGGAGTGTAGTATATTGCCAAAATCATTCAGTTGTATTTATTGGGAGTTTTGTGTGAAC
It includes:
- the LOC126271965 gene encoding proteasome subunit beta type-2 — its product is METLLGIAFRDFVIVAADMTHAKSIMVMKDDEDKLQKLSEKLVMAIAGEAGDTTQFSEYIAKNIQLYKMRNGYELSPAAAASFTRRNLAEYLRSRTPYIVNMLIAGYDDADGPELYFLDYLASLVKIPYAAHGYGGYFALSIMDRYHKPNMTVEEAYDLLKKCVREVQKRLIINLPNFKVQVIDKNGIKDLPPITVTTLAAEV